Genomic DNA from Candidozyma auris chromosome 1, complete sequence:
AATTGTTAAATAGGGGCATATTTTTCTAAATCATATAGTACAAATATGGCACCTTCACAATACGCtatttttttcatttttaGCTTTCTAAAACCCTTTTTTTAGTCTATTTCTATTTAACTATAATGTAAAGAGCGAAGTTCGCCTCTTGCCGAATGGATAAACGATCAAGGCGGCTGCAAACAATCCAACGGAAATTCCTATCGACACTTCCACCATGGTGGCACCAaaactcaatgagcttgagtCAGAATCACCAGCAGATGCCCTACTTGAGTTTGTGATCCTGTTGGCAGTATCAACGCCGGCTAATAATGTACTTTTAGAGGCGATACCCGAAGGCACTTGCACAAAAATAGCTGGAAGCATGGCACTGACTGCCATTCCCCGTCCAATACGCGAATACATGTTACCCAAGATACCAATGATAAAAGAACCAATTGCTGCGGTAAATTCAGTAACATTCAGGAAGTGCTTACCTGCAAAGTAAGTACCCACGTATGCGGTGCACGAGATGAAGAGCATGATTGGCAATTGCCTAAAGCGAGCTTGATTGATCAAACCCAAGCATGTGGTGAATAATGGAACGAACAAAATTCTCCATTTGTGATTAACTTCGTGATCTGTTGTACATTGCGCCTGATCTGTGGCATTCTTGTCAACCCAACCATATAAGGCAGCTCCGAGAGTGATGCCAAATCCCAAAAATAACGAATAAATAATCGCGTAAAACATTCTGACTGAGCCTGCAACAATGTTTTTTGATTGCAATTCCAAAGAACCACATAGAATGATATAACCAGGTAAAATTAACGCTAATGAGCCTTGTGCAATAGCTCCAAAGCAAAATGTTTTTCCTCTATTGATTGAACCGATGCCTCGTGCTGCAAATGACACCACAATCGATGAGGTCACCTCAAACACCGATGAGTACAAATGAGACTTAGATGACACAAAAAACTGCAAATAGCCGACGATTGAGCCTATACCAAAGGCAATGGGTACGTCTAGCCAGCCACCACCAAAACCAAAAGTACAAACCGCACATGAACCAAGGGCATAGAGGAAAACGCACATCCATGGTGCATACTCATTTCTTCTGCGTAACAAATCCTCAAGCTTCCTTGTAGCCTCGTCTACACTGATCAAGTCATGAATGACGTCCTTATAAATCCTGTGTGTGTCAGAAAGTTTTGACAAATTAAGACCCTGTGCACATCTGACCAAGTGAACTTCAGATGTTCTCGTGGCTGCGTCACCGAATGCAATAAGCATGGTACCAGGAAAATATACAAACTGGCCATCGATCTCAAGCACACGACTTGTCATCACCATATACTCCTCCAATCTATGAGTGGGTGCTCCATACAACATAAGTGCACGGCATattctgatgatgaaacgttgtctttgaagaatatcaGCAATGTGAACGGTAATGCGGAGCTTCTGGTCCTTGttttttttgagttttttcCCTAAGCGGTTAGAGCTATTTGTCTTTGGGGCCTTAGGACGAGCATTTTGGAATGACGGAAGCTTTGCGGCAGTCTCATCGAGGTCCTGTTCGTCTGAATCCGGCgttgtttctttttcctcaGACTTCTTATTTTTAAATttgttggccaacttctttggTCCCATCTTGATATTGTTTTTGAGTTGTGTAAAATCGCTTTGACTAACGTTCTTCGATGTGTAACCACTATCGTTGAACTGCTCATCGGCTAGCATGCCAGATGATTGGAATGATGATGCGGACTTGGAAGCTCCTGGGTTTTGGTACAATTTCAACAACGATGAGAGCACACCCGCATGCACTTGCTTCGGAGGAGCAATGTAGTCATCTGAGCCCTCTGCAAGAAGCATATCGTCGTCCTTGAGATCTTCGTCGAGATCGTCTCGAAGCAAGTCAGGGTTGGGTTGGTAGAATGGGTTCTCCGAGGCCTCTGGGGTTGCCAGATGACGCTTGAGATGGCGGTCTTCGTGCTCCATAGATGAACCCTCCTGCGCCTCATAATCCATTTCGTACTTTTCGTCTGGCATATCAAAGGCTACTTTATTCATGCGCTCGGCCTTTTTGAGTTCGGGAGCGTGGGCCTCGATTAGCTCCTGAGCGGCCTCATTGAGTTCGCTGTAgttcaaattcttcatctcgATAGCGTGGTCCTCGGACTCGCCGCCCACGGCCTGCTCTGGATCGCGTCCTTCGTAGTCACCGCTCTTACTGGCCCCTGGAACAAGTCCGCCCCCGCTCAAACCGCCTCCACCCATATTGAGAACTTTGCCAATGAACGTGTCGGACCGCGAGGGCCCGTCGTCACCATCTAGCAACGATTGTCTTCTAaagatgttcttgatggagcTCTTGCGGCCCGAGGTATGCGAGCTGTGCGTGGAAGTCTTGCCAACGTCAGCAATGTCTATTTCATCTGAGTGTCTTGATCCACGGGATCTGCGGGACCCATGGGATCCACGGGACTGGCGGGAGCCAATGGAGCTTCTGCCACGCAGAGTAGGAGGAGGCCCCTGTGAGCGTGCGGTCTCTCGCAGCATCTCCTGGGGCTGCTgatcgtcgtcgtcgtcagaGGAGTCTTCGATTTCCACAGGCATTGTAGCGTGGTGATCatcctcctcgtcgtcgtcatcgtcactATCATGCTGCGGCATGTTGAAGGCAAAGTTCGGGAGGTTCAGCGCGTCCTCGTCGTTTCTGGCCCTCGCCAACGAGGACATCGATACCGAGTCCAGGTCGGAAGAAGACAGGTCTATTTGTGAGGAAGTCGAGACGATGGTGTTTCTGTTGTAAGGGGTATCGTCGCCTGGGGACCTCGTGTTCTTGTTGCCggtgaacttcttcttagctttggccaagttggtcTTCGCAgtgttcttcttgttgttcttgcGTAAACTGGCCAAGTTGACGGCCGGCACGTTGAAGTTGTGTTGGAACTGGGACTCGTCTTCCGACAGGTCCAGCGAATGTGACATGGTGTGGGTGGTGGAAAAAGAACAGACTGGAGCTGGAGCCCTTCTATATATGGGACGGAGCAATGGCTAGTAGCAGGCGCGcaggaatggctgcgaaaagttgcaggagaagaaggaggagggAGGGAGGAAGGGTTGAAGAGGCAAAGAGGAAAGTGGGAAGATGAGAGTGACTCGAGGGACAGATGAGGGAAAGTGGACCAAGAGTTTTGGTGTTTGGGAAGTGAACTTTCAATACTTGGTGATTTTATGGTCTGTTCTCGCCAGCTTTACCTTTCGACTTGTGCCTGGAAACTGCTGCATGTACCAGTGCAGAATGAAGCTAGCAAGGTGAGAGAAAATACACATGTGAAGACATGgtgaaggaaaaaaatggctgagggaagaagatgactGAACAGGAAAGGAACATTGGAGAGCGAGATTCTCTAACTTTTTCTCCATCGAGCTGGACTAGTCTGGCCAGGTTCCTGATTTCTGGCCAAGAGGTATTCCGCCCTGCAAGAGATTGTGCGAAGAggcagaggaagagaagctggACGAGACGAACATACAAGAGGAGGAAGGAAATAAGATAAAAGCAAAAGACATTCTAAATGAATCCTGCCACCTTGATATGGTAATTAGAGGGCTGCACACTGCCAATCTCTTCCTTTGGCAACTTGCGCTCTTTTAAAGGTTTTTCCGGTGGGTGCAATTTTTCACGCCTACGCCTGGTTTCTGACAGGCACCCTCGGCCAGAACCAGATGATGGATATTTGATTGGCTCTTGTAAGTTCTCACCGGCCTGATACTATTAACCTTCTGGGCCTTCTTTGATGGTTGCTACAGCGCCTCGCAACCACTTTTATTGTGATACTCGCCATTGTGGAAATTCTACATGCCCAGCTTCCACCTGTGCCAGCAATTGAAACCGGCATGTTGAGCGTCGcgtttccttttttttccttttttttttagtgCTGCAATTTGTGGCCTCTAACTTACGTCACAGGAAACGTGAAGTCCTTTATCTTCGCTGCAAAGCGCCTCAACTACCGTGCCTGTGTCGTCAGCCTGAAACGGCACTCGCCTGATCTAGACAAACGGCGCTGTCGCATGTGGATACAGAGATGAAACCAAAGTTCTTTTACTAAAATTACGCTGTATATTGTTTCAGAGATTATTTACTATTACTAGGCTGTATGTTGTTCCTGCAATTTATGGCGCAACTAGTGCTGTTGCAATTAGTCAAGCGCTTTGTATTGTGTAGCTGGATCAGGAACTGAGAATTCGCAGCTAATTCATAGAGGCTACTCTCTGCCAGTCACAAGTTGTCCCATACTTTTCCATCAGAGCGACAAATGATACATTGGCTTCATTTGTTACTGAACAGAGCTCTTGCATCTCTTACTCCTGTCCATGtattctctttcttcttctatTCGTCGCTGGCGCCTTGTTGGGCACGCTCTACGCTCTCTTCCCACTGCACACCACAGTACTCTCTCACGTATCCAACGTGATGTTCGTCGACACTGGGCATGTAATCCTCCTCATCAGTGTACACTATGATTGTTCCCCAAGACATCCCGTTCAAGATGTCGGCCACGGAATTGGcgttcttctcaagatccATGATCGTCTTGGGCATCAACTGTAGCTCAAACCGTCTTCTCGAAGAGGGGTTGTATGCTGGATCAGGGATGGTTCCTTCGTTAACTTGCTTTGCAACCTCGTCCTTCCCGCTGTAGAGAACAGGCTTTCCGTCTAGATCGTAGCGAAGAACTTGTGTTGGATTGTGATTCACCACAGAGGTGAAGCTCTCGAAAAACTTGTCCTGGAGCATCTTGGAGATCTGATTTGTCTGGGTGTTCACTGCAGCTGACGACGAGCTGGACGACGATAAgcttctttccttcttgcCGCTTTTGCCTTCGCTGTCTCCCTCCTCTGCAGAATTTTCTATCAAATGCTTatacttctccaactctgGCTCAAGCGTCACTTTCTTTaacttctccttctccgTGAAGAGGATATACCCGGGATATTCAGGCAACTCTGCCAGCACTGGCTTTGATGCTTTTGCTGGGGGTTTAGCAGATTTGCTGACGTCGGCGTAACTTTTGACGCTGCTCTTGTTGTGACTGATCCCTTCCGTCTTCTCACTCGATCCAAACGAATTCGTTCCTGTGAAAGGATTTGTTTCTCCAAACGGTTGCAGCGAGCTGAACGGGTTGCTGTTCAGAAATGGGTTCCCTTTCCCATCGCTGGGCTTCGTCACATCAAAAAGGTCCTTGGTCATCTCGATCtggatcttcttcttgttctccaAACGAAGCTTCTCATCCAAAGCCTTCTGAGTTTCTTCCTGTTGCTCCTGCAAGATTCGTTCTGCTATAGCAGGGTCCTTATTCACAGCACGAAGGGCTTTGACGCTTCCTTTCTTGCCTGAGCACTGGGCAGTATTCTTACATGCAAATATATAAATCACTCTGTCGTAGGTCTTGCCGTCTAGAGGAGCAAACGCTTGTAGTAGCAAAGCCATAAGTTTGCCACAGTTGTCACATTTcatgtcttcttccttggGCTTCAGTTGTGGATGGGGCCAGATGGGCTGTCCTCCAATGAAGGTGTCTTCAATTGTAGGGTactcatcatcttctcctATTCCGATATCCACAAACCCGAGAAAAACATCTGACTTCTGCGAGTCGAACAAGCTTTCTTCGTCTGAGGAATACTCGTCGTGACTGGACATAATGGTTTGGGCTAGCTTATCTGAAATGGTATAGTCTGCGATGAGCTGCTTTTTCAGTGCGCAATAGGTGCATATTATTGTGTACTACAAGTTGTTTCTCACCACCAAATCCATGCCTTGTATAATATTTATACCTATTTACAATTACAAGTAGCGTGGAATCTCGTGTTCCTCGTATGCTTCTATCTTGTCACCCTCCTCAAATTTGTCCCAGTTGGTGAATGCTAATCCACACTCGGtgcccttcttggcctccGAGATATCTTGTTTCACGTGTTTGAGGGAAGAAAGTGCTCCAGAGTAGACCACCTCTTCTCCTCTTACAACTCTCACCTTTGCTGATCTTTTTAAGTTACCGACGTTCACCTTGCAACCAGCAACCTTGACTTGAGTCTTGTTCTTGCCAGTAATCTGGAGGACCGTCTTTATGTCAGCCTCAGCAAGAATCTTGATTTCGATGTGAGGCTTCAATTTCGACGTTAACTCCTCAGTGACGTGCTCGATCAACCGATATATCACATTATCTTCCACAACCTTTACACCAGCTCTTTCGGCTTTTAGGTGAATCAGCCTAGGAACTTTTACGTTGAAACTCAAAATGCTACCATTGATTGTGGCAGCGGTATCAACATCTGAGTCCGTAGGAGGACCGGCATCGTACGAAACAACCTTCGCCTTGACCTCCTCGTTTCCAAGCCCATTGATACTATCCTTGATTGCTTCCGCTGACCCATAGACATCGGACTTCACAATGTAATTGACAGTAACTGTCTTGATTTtatcctcttcctccttcataAACTCCAGAGGGTCAAGTCCCGCCAATttgagctcgttgatcttctcctgtctcttgagctcattgatcTCCTCCTGTCTCATCtcattgatcttttcaatgTCCTTCGACTGTTGTATGATAGCATTTCTTTCCTCTCTGTTCTTCACAACCTTACGACATAGTTTTTCAGAATCAGCTGCCAAAATTTGGTCACCCGCCTGAGGAAGACTCTTCCAGCCCCAAATCTGAACCGGAGTGGATGGTCCAGCTGCCTTAACTGTCTTGCCGTTTTCATCTTTCATGCCTCGTACTTTGCAGTAAGTTGTCCCAGCCACCAAGAAGCTTCCCGGTTTGACAGTTCctcttttgatcaacacAGTGGAGACGTTTCCAAGTCCTTTGACAACTTGACTTTCAATTACCCATCCCTCTGCCGGGACGCCTTTACTTTCGGCTTTAAACTCACTTAGTTCACTGAGAGTGATAACTGCCTCCTCTAGTTTGTCCATGTTCATACCAGTCTTTCCACTAACTCTGACAGTTTGTGTGTCACCACCATAGTCTTCAATATCAATATCATGACGAGACAAGTCTGCCAAAACCTTGTCTAGGTTGAGACCAGGCTTGTCAcacttgttgatggcgACTATGATAGGAACCCCTGACTTCTTTGCATGCTTGATAGCTTCGATCGTCTGTGGCATCACAGAGTCATCACcggcaacaacaagaatcACGATATCAGTGACTATGGCGCCTCTTTCACGCATACTCAAAAACGCAGCATGGCCAGGAGTATCGAGAAAtgtgattttcttcttcgatatGGGTGTTGTCACGGAGAAAGCACCTATATGCTGAGTGATACCACCAAACTCGCCTTGCACCACTGAAGATTTCCTCAAATAGTCCAAAATTGTGGTCTTACCATGATCCACATGTCCCATGATGGTGACCACTGGCGGTCTGggctcaagaagctcctcCTTTACAGGTGCTGGGAAGAGATCCATACCGGTTTCATCGCTCATGGTGACATCAAACCCAAACTCGTCTGCAATAAGAGAAGCATTTTCCTTATCGAGAATGTAGTTGTGGCTCATGTTTTCGAACCCAAGACCCTCAAGTCTGGTAAGCATGTCTGACAATGGAACACTCATGATGTTAGCCAAATTAGATACCGTTGTGAATGTTGGaatgttgattttgatgttttctttcttcttctctcttggCTTGCTCTGTACCTTTTTCTGGGGCTTCTTTGCTTGGCTCTGACTAGCTGTACCCTGCTGCTCCTTCATTTGCTGGTTCAACTTCAGCCTTATTTGTGCATACCTCTGTATACTTCCACCCGATTCATTACTTGTGGCTTTGGTTTGGTTCTTGTTAGTCGGCTGCTGCTCTCTTCTGGGCTGCTGCTCTCTTCTGGGCTGCTGTTCTCTTCTGGGCTGCTGTTCTCGTTTGGCAAAAGGAACTTGCCCTTCTGTGTCTCTTCTCGATGGCTTGCCGCTCTGGTCAACAAACTTTCTTTGTGACTTGAAATTTGCATTTTGGTTTGTCCTTTTGAAGCCCCGTGGTCCTGAGTCCGCGTTGCTGTACATCTGAGCGAAGCGGtttggtttctttgcaCCGCCTGTAGCACCCAGTGGGTTACCCTCTGTGCCTTTGACGTCACCAACTTTGGGCAAGTTTCGAAGGGTCGATAGCTGGCATCTTTGTAGTATACATCTTTGGGCCTGGTGAAGGTTGCGTAGCCCGATACTCATTACGTCTATAAATGCTCTATGTGAAAAGTTTATGAGATAGATAATTGACTGCGAATTTTTATGTTGATGGTACACCGCACAACTACTACCACGAATTCTACTACTACCTCGTTCAATATAGTGGAACTATCGATTCGTTTATGCTTTGGAACCCCTCCCCCCATATAGGAGGGTTCCTTTTTTATACTCTATGCAATTATCGTGACAGAAATGCTATGAAGATGCAAAACACCTTTCAGGTAAAAACGCTACTCGTAATTGTAGTCACCATTTGATGCGACGTACCCCATGAATTTGCTTTCGTTAAGTGTAGCAATGAGGTCGTCAATCTCTT
This window encodes:
- the IFM1 gene encoding translation initiation factor 2, producing MSIGLRNLHQAQRCILQRCQLSTLRNLPKVGDVKGTEGNPSGATGGAKKPNRFAQMYSNADSGPRGFKRTNQNANFKSQRKFVDQSGKPSRRDTEGQVPFAKREQQPRREQQPRREQQPRREQQPTNKNQTKATSNESGGSIQRYAQIRSKLNQQMKEQQGTASQSQAKKPQKKVQSKPREKKKENIKINIPTFTTVSNLANIMSVPLSDMLTRLEGLGFENMSHNYILDKENASLIADEFGFDVTMSDETGMDLFPAPVKEELLEPRPPVVTIMGHVDHGKTTILDYLRKSSVVQGEFGGITQHIGAFSVTTPISKKKITFLDTPGHAAFLSMRERGAIVTDIVILVVAGDDSVMPQTIEAIKHAKKSGVPIIVAINKCDKPGLNLDKVLADLSRHDIDIEDYGGDTQTVRVSGKTGMNMDKLEEAVITLSELSEFKAESKGVPAEGWVIESQVVKGLGNVSTVLIKRGTVKPGSFLVAGTTYCKVRGMKDENGKTVKAAGPSTPVQIWGWKSLPQAGDQILAADSEKLCRKVVKNREERNAIIQQSKDIEKINEMRQEEINELKRQEKINELKLAGLDPSEFMKEEEDKIKTVTVNYIVKSDVYGSAEAIKDSINGLGNEEVKAKVVSYDAGPPTDSDVDTAATINGSILSFNVKVPRSIHLKAERAGVKVVEDNVIYRLIEHVTEELTSKLKPHIEIKILAEADIKTVLQITGKNKTQVKVAGCKVNVGNLKRSAKVRVVRGEEVVYSGALSSLKHVKQDISEAKKGTECGLAFTNWDKFEEGDKIEAYEEHEIPRYL
- a CDS encoding pheromone-regulated protein, translated to MSHSSDSSEDESQFQHNFNVPAVNLASLRKNNKKNTAKTNLAKAKKKFTGNKNTRSPGDDTPYNRNTIVSTSSQIDSSSSDSDSVSMSSLARARNDEDASNLPNFAFNMPQHDSDDDDDEEDDHHATMPVEIEDSSDDDDDQQPQEMSRETARSQGPPPTSRGRSSIGSRQSRGSHGSRRSRGSRHSDEIDIADVGKTSTHSSHTSGRKSSIKNIFRRQSLLDGDDGPSRSDTFIGKVLNMGGGGLSGGGLVPGASKSGDYEGRDPEQAVGGESEDHAIEMKNLNYSELNEAAQELIEAHAPELKKAERMNKVAFDMPDEKYEMDYEAQEGSSMEHEDRHLKRHSATPEASENPFYQPNPDLLRDDLDEDLKDDDMLLAEGSDDYIAPPKQVHAGVLSSLLKLYQNPGASKSASSFQSSGMLADEQFNDSGYTSKNVSQSDFTQLKNNIKMGPKKLANKFKNKKSEEKETTPDSDEQDLDETAAKLPSFQNARPKAPKTNSSNRLGKKLKKNKDQKLRITVHIADILQRQRFIIRICRALMLYGAPTHRLEEYMVMTSRVLEIDGQFVYFPGTMLIAFGDAATRTSEVHLVRCAQGLNLSKLSDTHRIYKDVIHDLISVDEATRKLEDLLRRRNEYAPWMCVFLYALGSCAVCTFGFGGGWLDVPIAFGIGSIVGYLQFFVSSKSHLYSSVFEVTSSIVVSFAARGIGSINRGKTFCFGAIAQGSLALILPGYIILCGSLELQSKNIVAGSVRMFYAIIYSLFLGFGITLGAALYGWVDKNATDQAQCTTDHEVNHKWRILFVPLFTTCLGLINQARFRQLPIMLFISCTAYVGTYFAGKHFSNVTEFTAAIGSFIIGILGNMYSRIGRGMAVSAMLPAIFVQVPSGIASKSTLLAGVDTANRITNSSRASAGDSDSSSLSFGATMVEVSIGISVGLFAAALIVYPFGKRRTSLFTL